One Aneurinibacillus migulanus genomic region harbors:
- a CDS encoding aldehyde dehydrogenase family protein, which yields MQLASPSLHPNVEKFLKEPKKLLINGQWVEAANGKTFATVNPATKEVLCHVAEGDAEDIDKAVKAARAALSGPWSKVSPSQRGQLLYRLADLIEQNAEELAQLETLDNGKPIRETSNADVPLTVDHFRYYAGWATKIYGQTIPVSVPDYFNYTKREPVGVVGQIIPWNFPLLMAAWKLGAALACGNTVVLKPAEQTPLSAIRLGELIMEAGFPEGVVNIVTGFGETAGQPLVEHYDVDKIAFTGSTEIGRLIMQKAAGTLKKISLELGGKSPNIILPDADMSRAIPGALSGIFFNQGQVCCAGSRLYVHKKVYDNVLSDMVSHAQKIKVGNGLSPDTEMGPLVSSEQFSRVTDYIDIGKKEGAQIISAVREDEALEQGYFVTPTVFSEVTDEMTIAQEEIFGPVLAAMPFEDIDDLVERANRTTYGLAAGVWTQDVSKAHRIADRIRAGTVWVNCYNVFDAASPFGGYKQSGIGREMGSYALELYTEVKSVWVNIR from the coding sequence ATGCAGCTGGCTTCTCCATCGTTACATCCGAATGTTGAAAAATTCCTCAAGGAACCGAAAAAACTATTGATTAATGGTCAATGGGTGGAAGCTGCAAACGGTAAGACGTTTGCTACGGTAAACCCGGCTACGAAGGAAGTACTGTGCCATGTCGCCGAGGGCGACGCCGAGGATATTGACAAAGCGGTAAAAGCAGCGAGAGCGGCTCTCAGCGGCCCTTGGAGCAAGGTAAGTCCGTCGCAGCGCGGACAACTTTTGTATCGTCTGGCCGATTTGATTGAACAAAATGCGGAGGAATTGGCTCAGTTAGAGACGCTGGATAACGGAAAACCGATTCGGGAGACGTCGAATGCGGATGTGCCGCTGACGGTGGACCATTTCCGCTACTATGCAGGCTGGGCGACGAAGATTTATGGGCAGACTATTCCGGTCTCCGTTCCGGATTATTTTAACTATACGAAACGGGAGCCAGTCGGTGTGGTCGGCCAAATCATTCCGTGGAATTTCCCGCTTCTTATGGCGGCATGGAAGCTGGGCGCAGCTCTTGCCTGCGGCAATACAGTTGTATTGAAGCCGGCGGAACAGACTCCGTTATCGGCGATTCGCCTGGGCGAACTTATTATGGAAGCCGGATTCCCGGAAGGCGTAGTGAATATTGTAACCGGATTTGGCGAGACGGCAGGACAGCCGCTTGTCGAGCATTATGATGTAGACAAAATTGCGTTTACTGGTTCTACAGAAATCGGACGTCTGATTATGCAAAAAGCAGCGGGAACACTGAAGAAGATTTCCTTAGAATTGGGCGGCAAGTCGCCGAATATTATTCTGCCGGATGCCGACATGTCACGGGCGATTCCGGGAGCGCTAAGCGGCATTTTCTTCAATCAGGGACAAGTATGCTGCGCAGGCTCACGCCTGTATGTGCATAAAAAAGTATATGACAATGTGCTGAGCGATATGGTGTCCCATGCTCAAAAGATTAAAGTGGGCAACGGGCTATCACCGGATACGGAGATGGGACCGCTCGTATCCTCTGAACAGTTCAGCCGCGTTACCGATTACATTGACATCGGTAAAAAAGAAGGAGCACAAATCATTAGCGCTGTACGGGAAGATGAAGCGCTAGAGCAGGGCTATTTCGTTACGCCAACGGTATTCTCTGAAGTAACGGATGAGATGACCATTGCCCAGGAAGAAATTTTCGGACCGGTATTGGCGGCAATGCCATTCGAAGATATAGATGATTTAGTTGAGCGGGCCAACCGCACAACATATGGGCTTGCTGCAGGCGTATGGACACAGGATGTTTCTAAAGCTCATAGAATCGCGGATCGTATCAGGGCAGGTACGGTTTGGGTGAATTGCTATAATGTGTTCGATGCAGCTTCTCCGTTCGGTGGATATAAGCAAAGTGGTATTGGACGTGAAATGGGCAGCTACGCACTCGAATTGTATACAGAAGTAAAGAGTGTGTGGGTAAATATTCGCTAG
- a CDS encoding DUF1444 family protein, with amino-acid sequence MEENKQDELRKETHHKVIERLQRSLPEGWHAESEEGKENTIVLFHGQQRDGGIHVKLDPLFAKVEQHESDKEQWIEEFVEKVILIAHEATQNHTVRGSETKLYPVLRHPSFIKENHRNMVWREHTAETIVLYALDLESSYTLITRDMLKEAELTEDELHEAALNNLARLESTPKRDKVGDNVFYFFTEPDSYSASRALNQDLLSWMRQKINGKMGIALPHQDVLIVADLADAKGAYMLAQIAVDFSMRGNIPISPIPFMYTEDGLEPYMVMRNPKSRHKYPSHGGRKKRPPER; translated from the coding sequence ATGGAAGAAAATAAACAGGACGAATTACGAAAAGAGACACACCACAAAGTAATTGAGAGATTGCAGCGTTCCCTTCCGGAAGGTTGGCATGCCGAAAGCGAAGAAGGGAAAGAAAACACCATTGTTCTCTTTCATGGACAGCAGCGGGATGGTGGTATTCATGTAAAGCTTGACCCATTATTCGCCAAGGTAGAGCAGCATGAATCAGACAAGGAGCAATGGATTGAAGAATTTGTGGAGAAAGTCATTCTGATTGCGCACGAAGCGACGCAAAATCATACTGTACGAGGCAGTGAAACAAAATTATATCCAGTGCTACGCCACCCTTCTTTCATAAAGGAAAATCATCGCAATATGGTGTGGCGTGAGCATACAGCAGAAACGATCGTGTTGTATGCGCTGGATTTGGAGTCGAGTTATACGCTAATCACCCGTGATATGCTGAAGGAAGCAGAGCTGACGGAGGATGAATTGCATGAGGCAGCGCTAAATAATTTGGCACGGCTCGAAAGCACGCCAAAGCGTGACAAGGTAGGAGATAATGTATTCTACTTTTTTACAGAGCCTGATAGTTATAGCGCTAGCCGCGCATTAAATCAGGATTTGCTTTCCTGGATGCGGCAAAAAATCAACGGAAAAATGGGCATTGCTCTTCCGCACCAAGATGTATTGATTGTCGCAGACTTAGCCGATGCTAAGGGTGCGTATATGCTGGCACAAATCGCTGTTGATTTTTCCATGCGAGGTAATATTCCGATTTCGCCGATTCCGTTTATGTATACGGAGGATGGCCTTGAACCGTATATGGTGATGCGCAATCCAAAATCACGTCATAAATATCCGAGTCACGGCGGCAGAAAGAAGCGGCCACCAGAAAGATAA
- a CDS encoding S8 family peptidase, which produces MKLISISRRKAFEKLLERLRQNGAGKAVTCYENVWCFCLPEKEYKAHAELFRSFGAHVESDVKVRLHAKEIVPWGIKKMGAPDLWKTTTGNEIKVAVIDTGISRRHPDLRGQVKGGIDFIKGAGKPSDSRGHGTHVAGTIAALLNGRGVVGMAPRASLYDIRAFYPDGTADLRTIIAGINWAVANRMDVINMSFGIEENSPALHAAIKRAAAAGIYLVASAGNNGGALEYPARYPEVIAVGAIDKQGKLASFSSRGRGMDVAAPGVNIYSTWPGGKYRSLDGTSMAAAHISGMTALQLASKNRKVSARRIKHYLRRSLPA; this is translated from the coding sequence ATGAAACTAATCTCTATTTCTCGCCGTAAAGCGTTTGAAAAGTTGCTTGAAAGATTGCGTCAGAACGGAGCCGGCAAGGCTGTTACCTGTTATGAGAACGTATGGTGTTTTTGTCTGCCTGAGAAAGAATACAAGGCGCATGCCGAGTTGTTTCGTTCGTTTGGAGCCCATGTAGAGAGCGACGTGAAGGTACGATTGCACGCTAAGGAGATTGTGCCCTGGGGCATAAAGAAAATGGGCGCGCCTGATTTATGGAAAACAACCACGGGCAATGAAATCAAGGTTGCGGTAATTGATACGGGCATCTCGCGCCGTCATCCTGATTTGCGCGGTCAGGTAAAAGGCGGAATTGATTTTATTAAAGGAGCGGGCAAACCCTCAGATTCGCGCGGGCATGGAACCCATGTGGCCGGTACTATTGCTGCGCTCTTGAATGGGCGCGGAGTAGTTGGGATGGCTCCGCGGGCTTCTTTATACGACATACGTGCATTCTATCCGGACGGGACGGCGGACCTGCGTACGATTATTGCCGGCATCAATTGGGCAGTGGCCAATCGTATGGATGTTATTAATATGAGTTTTGGTATAGAGGAAAACAGTCCAGCGTTACATGCGGCAATTAAAAGGGCAGCTGCTGCAGGTATTTATTTGGTGGCGTCAGCCGGCAATAATGGTGGCGCATTGGAATACCCGGCACGCTATCCTGAAGTAATTGCAGTAGGAGCGATAGATAAACAGGGGAAATTGGCCTCATTCAGCTCCAGAGGACGGGGAATGGATGTGGCGGCACCCGGCGTGAATATTTACTCAACATGGCCAGGAGGAAAGTATCGGTCGTTAGACGGTACATCCATGGCGGCCGCCCATATCTCAGGAATGACCGCACTGCAGCTTGCCAGCAAAAATCGCAAAGTGTCTGCACGGCGCATCAAACATTATCTACGTCGCTCTTTGCCTGCATAG
- a CDS encoding DUF948 domain-containing protein — translation MELAITIAVIVVAIAVAILTIYMVIFFRNLIPLIRNTDETVRRVQGNVDQLMASVDVSLGEMNRISSDIATKMDKLDSSFEAVDSIGRGLTIASETVQEKMVTKDRRWADKISELAAAGFSIYQGVNKLRQQKATAQSPTQQPSSHI, via the coding sequence ATGGAGCTTGCGATTACGATTGCGGTTATTGTGGTGGCTATCGCTGTCGCTATTCTTACAATTTATATGGTTATCTTCTTCCGTAACTTAATTCCCTTGATTAGGAATACAGATGAAACCGTACGCCGTGTACAGGGGAACGTCGATCAACTGATGGCGAGCGTTGATGTCTCGCTCGGGGAAATGAATCGTATTTCAAGTGACATCGCTACAAAGATGGATAAACTTGATAGCAGTTTCGAAGCGGTAGATTCCATCGGACGAGGACTTACGATCGCATCAGAAACCGTACAGGAAAAAATGGTAACGAAAGATCGGCGCTGGGCAGATAAAATCTCCGAGCTGGCTGCTGCCGGATTCAGCATTTATCAGGGCGTAAATAAGCTGCGACAACAAAAGGCAACGGCACAGTCTCCGACACAACAACCATCTTCACACATATAA
- the yhfH gene encoding protein YhfH, with translation MIPVSEFYNNLPKKTCARCGALLSEQAESYKSECDEWEPCKLKKDNYPA, from the coding sequence ATGATTCCAGTATCTGAGTTCTATAACAACCTTCCGAAAAAGACATGTGCGCGTTGCGGAGCGTTGCTGTCCGAACAAGCCGAGTCATACAAATCGGAGTGCGATGAATGGGAACCATGCAAATTAAAAAAGGATAACTATCCCGCTTAA
- the trpS gene encoding tryptophan--tRNA ligase, which translates to MKQIFSGVQPSGNFTLGNYIGAMKRFVDLQDEGNCIYSIVNLHSLTVPKEANELREYTLQLAAMYVSIGIDPKKSILFIQSQVPEHAELGWLMQCTGYIGELERMTQYKDKSAGKEIVTGGLLTYPALMAADILLYNTTHVPVGEDQKQHLEFTRDMAARFNKKYGETFVIPEPMIQEFGGRIMSLDDPTKKMSKSNPNAGSYIALLDEPSVIVKKIKRAVTDSEGTVRYDKENKPAVSNLLTIYSACSGESIDAIVARYEGRGYGDFKKDLAEVVVSALTPIQEEYKRWINSPELTDILKDGAERAHAVASTTMDKVRKNMGLVTF; encoded by the coding sequence ATGAAACAGATTTTTTCCGGCGTACAGCCAAGCGGTAACTTTACGCTGGGCAACTACATCGGGGCGATGAAACGTTTTGTTGATCTACAGGATGAAGGAAATTGTATTTACTCTATCGTTAATTTGCATTCGCTAACCGTGCCAAAAGAAGCCAATGAACTGCGTGAGTATACGTTACAATTGGCTGCAATGTATGTAAGTATTGGTATCGATCCGAAGAAGTCCATTTTGTTTATCCAATCGCAAGTGCCTGAGCATGCTGAACTCGGTTGGCTGATGCAGTGCACCGGATATATCGGCGAACTGGAGCGTATGACCCAATACAAAGATAAATCCGCAGGCAAAGAAATCGTTACTGGTGGACTTTTAACCTATCCGGCATTAATGGCGGCTGATATTTTGCTCTATAATACGACACATGTTCCGGTAGGCGAGGATCAGAAGCAGCATCTTGAATTCACGCGAGATATGGCAGCTCGCTTCAATAAGAAGTACGGGGAAACATTCGTTATTCCCGAACCGATGATTCAGGAGTTCGGGGGACGCATCATGTCGCTTGACGATCCGACAAAAAAAATGAGCAAAAGCAATCCAAATGCAGGTAGCTATATTGCTCTGCTCGACGAACCAAGTGTAATTGTTAAGAAAATAAAACGTGCTGTTACTGACTCGGAAGGCACCGTACGCTACGATAAGGAAAATAAACCGGCTGTGAGCAATTTATTGACGATTTACTCCGCTTGCTCTGGCGAGTCAATCGATGCAATTGTGGCTCGCTATGAAGGAAGAGGATACGGTGATTTCAAGAAGGATTTAGCCGAAGTGGTAGTCAGTGCTCTTACACCGATTCAGGAAGAATACAAACGTTGGATTAATAGTCCCGAACTTACAGATATCCTAAAAGATGGTGCTGAACGCGCACATGCGGTAGCTTCTACAACCATGGATAAAGTCCGTAAAAATATGGGCCTTGTAACATTCTAG
- a CDS encoding enoyl-CoA hydratase-related protein has product MSNEVAAKANVLFEKEGHLAFVTLNRPDALNCFDYDMLVQLESTLEQIRFDREIRAVIFTGAGEKSFSTGADLKERRTMSEAQVRRFIYKIRSVFDMVEELPQPTIAAVNGFCFGGGFEMALACDFRYAVDSAKLGMTEVSWAIIPGAGGTQRLPRLIGKGKAKELILTARKIDAITAEQLGILNGITTREELLPKCRELAEEIMQNGPLAVIQAKYAINYGMEVDIKTGMKIETKAYEVIIPTKDRIEALNAFSEKRKPEFKGE; this is encoded by the coding sequence ATGAGTAATGAAGTAGCAGCAAAAGCTAATGTCTTATTCGAAAAAGAAGGGCATCTGGCATTCGTAACACTGAATCGTCCAGATGCGTTGAATTGTTTTGATTATGATATGCTGGTGCAGTTGGAAAGTACTCTTGAGCAAATTCGCTTCGACAGGGAGATTCGGGCTGTTATATTTACTGGTGCCGGAGAGAAGTCTTTCAGCACGGGCGCAGATTTGAAAGAACGGCGGACAATGAGCGAGGCGCAAGTGCGCAGGTTCATTTATAAAATCCGTTCCGTATTCGATATGGTAGAAGAATTGCCTCAACCGACAATTGCAGCGGTGAACGGCTTCTGCTTCGGCGGTGGATTCGAGATGGCGCTAGCCTGCGATTTTCGCTATGCAGTTGATTCGGCAAAGCTTGGTATGACAGAAGTCAGCTGGGCTATTATCCCCGGCGCCGGGGGCACACAACGCTTACCTCGCTTAATCGGTAAAGGAAAGGCGAAAGAGTTGATTTTGACCGCACGTAAAATTGATGCTATCACAGCAGAGCAACTAGGTATTTTGAATGGGATAACGACACGTGAAGAATTGCTTCCGAAGTGCCGGGAGCTGGCGGAAGAAATTATGCAAAACGGTCCACTGGCTGTCATTCAGGCTAAATATGCGATTAATTACGGCATGGAAGTCGATATAAAGACCGGTATGAAGATTGAAACAAAGGCGTACGAAGTGATTATTCCGACAAAGGATCGCATAGAGGCGCTTAACGCTTTTAGTGAAAAGCGTAAACCGGAATTTAAAGGAGAATAA
- a CDS encoding tellurite resistance TerB family protein, with product MKEAADAATHPKLYEIRLLICVAQADGYLDDEEMERIFHQVNLDIFTVRERQVFHDDLENAKDPEVLAREVSPYLSVPEKMMLLRKMFKLAALDKDIAKEEISVIYTIGHALDIARSKIEQVESWVIEGISWLKRWDSIIGSESSVKDKNITY from the coding sequence ATGAAAGAGGCAGCGGATGCGGCAACCCATCCGAAATTGTATGAGATTCGATTGCTCATTTGTGTAGCACAAGCGGACGGATATTTAGATGATGAAGAGATGGAGCGGATTTTTCATCAAGTTAACCTTGATATTTTCACTGTGCGGGAGCGCCAGGTGTTCCATGATGATTTAGAGAATGCGAAGGACCCAGAAGTATTGGCACGGGAAGTAAGTCCGTATCTAAGTGTTCCGGAAAAAATGATGCTTCTCCGTAAAATGTTTAAGCTTGCAGCTCTCGATAAAGATATAGCGAAGGAAGAGATCTCTGTTATTTATACAATCGGGCATGCGCTTGACATTGCAAGGAGCAAGATAGAACAAGTTGAATCCTGGGTAATAGAAGGTATTTCTTGGCTTAAGCGCTGGGATAGCATCATAGGGAGCGAAAGTTCCGTCAAAGATAAAAATATCACTTATTAA
- a CDS encoding YvrJ family protein encodes MNEWIAFISNVGFPVAITLYLLVRIEAKLEQLTTSIAQLAQSIHSVKE; translated from the coding sequence ATGAATGAGTGGATAGCTTTTATTTCAAATGTAGGGTTTCCAGTTGCCATTACGCTGTACTTGCTTGTGCGTATTGAAGCGAAGCTTGAGCAGTTGACGACATCCATCGCCCAGCTTGCGCAATCCATCCATTCCGTAAAAGAATGA
- a CDS encoding DUF2922 domain-containing protein, whose translation MKTLEMIFATSDGGTMRITVSNPKIPIDPAQVTAVMDLVVAKQLFATMSGRIIGKKSARVVDQTATPVSIA comes from the coding sequence ATGAAAACACTGGAGATGATATTTGCGACGAGTGATGGTGGTACTATGCGCATTACAGTTTCAAATCCAAAAATTCCTATTGATCCGGCGCAGGTGACTGCTGTCATGGATCTTGTGGTCGCCAAACAACTCTTTGCTACAATGTCAGGGAGGATTATAGGTAAGAAATCGGCGCGCGTAGTTGACCAGACGGCGACTCCTGTTTCCATTGCGTAA
- a CDS encoding DUF1659 domain-containing protein, translating into MAVTGTVSSVQMVLLFQDGVDGKGNVKLAKKVYKNVAKTAKPEDVYEVAEALADLQMLSLAGVQHIIANDLAE; encoded by the coding sequence ATGGCAGTAACAGGAACGGTTTCTAGTGTGCAAATGGTACTTTTGTTTCAGGATGGTGTAGATGGGAAGGGCAATGTAAAGCTGGCGAAAAAGGTATACAAAAATGTGGCAAAGACAGCCAAGCCAGAAGATGTATATGAAGTTGCTGAAGCCTTGGCCGATTTGCAAATGCTGTCTCTTGCAGGTGTACAGCATATTATTGCAAATGATTTGGCAGAGTAA
- a CDS encoding PilZ domain-containing protein — protein MEQNKRQHFRQTFPKPLCAEMTIVRIKGNQINTNRTKTCILDIGPGGLRFLTSLKIPVNPYIVLEFQTRIMDRNLSFHGYIVRKIEGRDEFHEYGVKFVLEETERMELTMLLNALAIRMRRYVKPASCQFCTLDDHKQCLRGFDTPPSPPDQPHPFASA, from the coding sequence ATGGAACAAAATAAACGGCAGCATTTTAGGCAAACATTCCCCAAACCTCTATGCGCTGAGATGACTATCGTTCGGATTAAAGGCAATCAAATCAATACAAATCGTACGAAAACATGTATTCTTGACATCGGCCCTGGCGGCTTGCGTTTTTTGACCAGCCTCAAAATCCCGGTAAATCCTTATATTGTATTAGAATTTCAAACTCGCATCATGGACCGTAACCTGAGCTTTCACGGATATATCGTCAGAAAAATCGAAGGAAGAGATGAATTCCATGAATACGGCGTGAAATTCGTTCTGGAAGAAACTGAACGCATGGAACTTACCATGCTCTTGAATGCACTGGCAATCCGAATGCGACGTTATGTGAAGCCTGCATCTTGCCAATTTTGCACGCTAGACGATCACAAGCAATGTTTACGTGGCTTTGACACTCCTCCTAGTCCCCCTGATCAACCTCATCCTTTCGCTTCGGCATAA
- a CDS encoding phosphatase PAP2 family protein, which produces MVQRFLFIVCIALLVSYEIGFNSLFIILLLLPLTVQDKDIDRIRGTSRQEWFTNTFVLLVIVIMGIISTFLFQANDALHAWAQKQPFYIDANAFMASIPYNDGSIFWLRDLSSSDPLYDVYVIGFIAVYLLYAVYAYVTANRETLVRLLFINWLVHAVIALPFYLFFNVHEVWSTIGYDWGHIPYTVKNCFPSLHTSVAFSCMLLALRENKQFAAFWGLYSALIIFTTLYLRIHWVLDVAGGLVLGWILYWIANAFAPMILARLAVRDAVRVSGRVLPHSLPVTAAKREVIQRLNR; this is translated from the coding sequence ATGGTTCAACGCTTTTTATTTATCGTTTGTATTGCGCTGCTTGTCTCATATGAAATCGGTTTTAACAGCTTGTTTATTATTTTACTGCTGCTGCCGCTAACCGTTCAGGATAAGGATATCGATCGCATCCGGGGAACAAGTCGCCAGGAGTGGTTTACGAATACGTTTGTGCTGCTGGTAATTGTAATAATGGGTATTATTTCGACGTTCTTATTCCAAGCGAACGACGCTTTGCACGCCTGGGCGCAGAAGCAGCCTTTTTACATCGATGCAAACGCGTTCATGGCTTCAATTCCATATAATGATGGTTCGATTTTCTGGTTACGGGACTTATCTTCAAGCGATCCGTTGTATGACGTATATGTCATTGGATTTATCGCTGTTTATTTATTATATGCGGTATATGCTTATGTGACAGCGAACCGGGAAACGTTGGTGCGGCTGCTGTTTATTAACTGGCTTGTGCATGCCGTCATTGCCCTACCATTTTACTTATTTTTTAACGTGCATGAAGTATGGTCAACCATTGGGTATGATTGGGGCCATATTCCTTATACGGTGAAGAACTGCTTTCCGAGTCTACATACGTCAGTGGCGTTTTCCTGCATGCTGTTGGCTTTGCGTGAAAACAAGCAATTTGCAGCCTTTTGGGGGCTATATAGTGCATTGATTATTTTTACTACATTGTATTTGCGTATTCATTGGGTGCTGGATGTAGCTGGAGGTCTTGTACTTGGTTGGATATTATACTGGATAGCGAATGCATTCGCACCGATGATACTTGCACGTCTCGCGGTGAGGGACGCTGTACGAGTGTCTGGTCGCGTGCTGCCGCATTCGCTCCCTGTAACTGCAGCTAAAAGAGAAGTTATACAACGTCTTAATCGTTAA
- a CDS encoding Rossmann-like and DUF2520 domain-containing protein has protein sequence MISIGFIGAGRLGTAFGLYLVRRGIQVAGYYSRTYAHAKDAADLLGGEVQAFHSLRELLEHSDWVAIATNDGAIPQIARDIAESGVHIKEKVVFHMSGAATSTLLAPLADKGALVASLHPLQSFADGISGARAMEEAVFSVEGHEEAVVRLSKWVDKLGHTRFLLDAEHKPLYHAAASVASNSLAGVIGYAVELMMKVGMDEEKSLSALAPLIKTTVCNVLDKGAARALTGPVARGDIGTVAMHLQALDKTNPELVSFYKELGKVTLATAKREQLRNEDAIRQLSKLLE, from the coding sequence ATGATATCCATTGGATTTATCGGCGCGGGCAGGCTAGGTACAGCGTTCGGACTTTATCTTGTGCGCCGGGGGATACAGGTGGCCGGATATTATAGCCGCACATACGCACATGCGAAAGACGCAGCTGATTTGCTGGGAGGAGAGGTGCAGGCATTTCACAGTCTGAGGGAGTTGCTGGAACATAGCGATTGGGTGGCGATTGCAACGAATGACGGCGCCATTCCACAAATTGCCAGGGACATTGCCGAAAGCGGGGTACATATAAAAGAAAAGGTAGTATTTCATATGAGCGGAGCCGCTACATCTACCTTGTTGGCGCCGCTTGCGGATAAGGGTGCGCTTGTAGCTTCCCTGCATCCGCTTCAATCTTTTGCAGACGGTATCTCTGGTGCCCGAGCGATGGAAGAAGCTGTATTCAGTGTGGAAGGACACGAAGAAGCAGTAGTACGTTTAAGTAAATGGGTGGACAAGCTAGGGCATACGCGATTTTTGTTAGATGCGGAACATAAACCACTCTATCATGCAGCTGCGAGTGTTGCGTCTAATAGTCTAGCCGGGGTTATCGGCTACGCGGTTGAATTGATGATGAAGGTTGGCATGGATGAGGAGAAATCCCTGAGCGCGCTTGCTCCGCTTATTAAGACGACTGTATGCAATGTACTGGATAAAGGGGCGGCACGCGCGTTAACCGGCCCTGTGGCACGAGGAGACATTGGGACTGTTGCCATGCATCTGCAGGCACTGGATAAAACGAATCCGGAGCTTGTATCCTTCTATAAAGAACTGGGAAAGGTTACGCTTGCAACGGCTAAACGTGAACAATTACGGAACGAGGACGCTATTCGTCAGCTTAGCAAGCTACTTGAATAA
- a CDS encoding DUF47 domain-containing protein, whose product MIFSAKRDVFLEMLSTIAENVKEAAQYFVDFKIKNEADLKEFSTKMKEYETKGDRYIHEIIVALNKTFITPLEREDILELANAMDDILDGMEQCASRFEMYNITKADDYMIQFTEHILKSTEEVANSTKLLNKKKLMDIRPHAIKINDLESLCDDLLRVCIKELFKNEKDPIKIIQYKELYEIFESISDSCEDVADTLETIIMRNA is encoded by the coding sequence ATGATTTTCTCGGCAAAACGAGACGTGTTCCTGGAGATGCTTTCCACCATCGCGGAAAACGTAAAAGAAGCCGCCCAGTATTTCGTTGACTTCAAAATCAAAAACGAAGCGGATTTGAAAGAATTTTCCACAAAGATGAAAGAATACGAAACAAAAGGCGATCGGTACATTCACGAGATCATCGTGGCGCTGAATAAAACGTTCATTACCCCCCTTGAGCGTGAAGATATCCTGGAATTGGCGAATGCGATGGATGACATTCTTGACGGAATGGAACAATGCGCTTCCCGGTTCGAAATGTACAACATTACCAAAGCTGACGACTATATGATTCAATTCACCGAACATATCCTCAAAAGCACAGAAGAAGTAGCAAATTCCACCAAGCTACTCAACAAAAAGAAACTGATGGACATTCGTCCTCATGCTATTAAGATTAACGATTTGGAATCACTGTGTGACGACTTGTTGCGCGTCTGTATTAAGGAACTTTTCAAAAACGAAAAAGATCCGATTAAAATTATCCAATATAAAGAGCTGTATGAAATCTTCGAAAGCATTTCAGACAGCTGTGAGGATGTAGCCGATACCCTCGAAACGATCATCATGCGTAACGCGTAA